The genomic window GCCGGTTCATGAGCAGGCGGACAGGTCTGTTCATGTATAAGGCTTTTCCATAGTTGCCGGCCAGGCTGGCTATGAGTTCGTGCTTCATCACCAGGCCGACGGCCTGCCCTCCGTCCACGACCGGCAGGCCCTGGATCTGAGGCAGGCTGGCGAAATAATCGAGCACCTGGCCTACCGTCATTTCAGGGGCGATGTCGGGAATTGGCCGCGCGATTTCCCCGACAGGCACGGCATGGGGACTGCGCTGACGATCGCCGGTCTTTCCCCGGTTGATGGCGATAATCGTGTCCCTGATATCTGGCGCGATATCCACGAACGCGGGCGCCGGTTTCTGCAGATAGAAGCCCTGCCCGTAAGGAATGCCGATGGAAATGACGGTTTCCAGCTCGTCCCTGGTTTCGATGCCTTCGGCGATTATCTGGCTGCCGGTTAGCAGCGAAATATCGTGGAGCGCCTTCATCATCGCCTGTTTGAGGCCGTCCTTGTCGATATCGTGGACAAGCGCCATGTCGACTTTTATGAAATGGGGGCGGGTTTCAGCCAGTGTTTTGAGGCCGGAGTAGCCTGCTCCCGTATCGTCGATAGCTATTCTGTAGCCCTGGCTCTTATAGTTGTCGAGGATGCGGCAGAAGCTTTTGTAGTCGCTGATTGCCGTCTTCTCGGTGATTTCGAATATGACGTTGCCGGTCTCGGCGCAGTAGTTCTGCAGTAATTCCCTGGTGAGCCCCTTTTGGAAACAGTGGTCGTTTATGATCTGCGGATCGACGTTGATAAACAGCATCTTGGACGCGATTATGCCTTTCGCTTTTTCCAGGGCTTTGGTGCGGCACAGGTATTCCAGCTCCCAGATGAGGTCGCCCTCGGCGGCGGCGGCAAAAAGGGCGTCGGGGCGTTCGAGCGTAGACCCCTGCGGTCCGCGGCTCAAGGCTTCGTAACCGATAACGCTTCCGTCCGTCAGCGAGGCGATTGGCTGAAAAACCGGCATGATTGCCTGCCGGTCGATGATTTCTTTCAGTTCCCGTACGGTGTCGGTATGTGTTTCGTGCAGGCTGGCTTTCCCGAAAAACTCGGGCAGCCGGCCTTTGGCCACAGCAAGGATTGTCAAGATATACCTCCGGAGAAGGCTGAGTATTTTGCAGCGATGTCAATGTCAGGCGACCGCTTTGTACCCGGCAACGGCGGTCGTTATGTCGATGCCCGCCTTGACGGCTTCGTTGGCGAAATGCCACAGCAGTCCGGCGGTGGTCCGCTGGGCTAGCGGCAGCATGATTTCCGTGGCGCTATGGTAGGAAGCTTCGTCGTCTTCCCGTTTGACGGCGTCGAAGAAATCGGCGGCGACAACTGCGTTGGCGAGCAGCAGCGAGCAGGGCGCCCGTCCCTCGCCGTACACGCCGCGGGTTGTGACCGCATAGCGGTCGAAGCGCTGTTCGACCCAGGTTTCGTATTGTTTGTGACCGTCCAGTATTTTGGCACGGGCGTGGTGGGGCACGCACATGTCCTGCACCAGATGGGCGGCCGCGCCGAGCAGGAACGCGGCCCGGCGCAGATCCGCGCGCCGCAGCGAGAACAGGGCCATCCGGTAGTAGGCCGCGAACTCGTGCCGCGCGCTGGCGAAATGCCATAAGCCCTTGCCCGAGGCGGGCTCAAAGTAATGATGGACGTTCTTCCAGCCCTGATCCGCCCAGTAGACGCCGCAATCGAGCTCGCGCCTGAACAGCTCAAGAAATTCCGCGTACCGGGTAAAGCCGTCGCTGCGGAGAATTTGCAGCGCCTGGCGATTGCAGAATTCGTGCGTAATCCCGGGACGGTCGAGCATGCCCTGCAAAGGGGCAATGGCGGTCAGCAGCAAGTGCAGGCACAATTCCGACGCGCTGGTTTTTCCGTTTGTGTTCATGCTTCCTCCTTGTCAGGTTTAAGTGAGCGATTAGCCGGCGGGATTCACCCGCTGCGCCGCGAGACGGCTGGCGATGACGGCGGCGATTTCCGGGGCCGCTTTCGGCCGGCCTATAGCCGCCGCCCTGGACTTCATGCCGTCCAGCAACTCCCGATCCGACAGCATCCTGGCGACGATGCGGCCGAGGCCGGCCGTGCCGTCCGCCCTTACGGCCGCGCCCCGCCTTACGAGGTAGGCGGCGTTGTCCTCTTCCTGGCCGGGAAGGGGACTGTAGAGCAGCAGCGGCGTCCCGGTGGCCAGCGCTTCGCTGCAGGTCAGCGCTCCCGGTTTGGTGATGAGGAGGGTGGCGTCGGCCATCAGTTCGTGAATCTTGTCGGTGAAACCCAGCGTCACGATGCGGTGGGGGGATCGCCCGGCGGCGGCTTCCACTCTTTGCCGCAGAGCGTCGTTGCCGCCTGTCGCTACAGTGATTTGCAGCGGTTCGCCGACAGCCGCCAGGCTGTCTACCGCCTCTTCTACCGCGCCGAGCCCCAGGCCGCCGCCCATAACCAGGATGGAAGCCGCTCCGTCCGGCCGGCGGCGGGGCGTCCGGCCGGCGAACCCGGCCGCTACCGGAATGCCGGTGGCGTAAACGCGCCCGCTATGTATGTTAAGCGCCTCCAGCGCGGTCTTCATCTCCTGGCTGGCGACGAAGTACAGGTCGATTTCCCGCTGGACCCACAGGCGGTGCACGGCGAAATCGGTGAGCACAGCCGCTGTCGGGAGGCTGATTCGCCGACTGCGGCGCAAGGCGGCCGCCGCGCAGCAGGGAAAGGGATGGGTAAAGACGACGATGGCGGGGCGGTGTTCATCCAGCAGGTGCAGCAGTTTTTTCCTCATGAGGAGCGCGGTCAGGCTGCCGAGGTTGGCGCCCGCTATCGGCTCCTGCGACCAGCGGTAAAGGTGGTCGTAGGCGTGAGGGAAAACGTCCAGCATTTTCAGGTAGGTGTCTTTGAGGAGGCGGCTGGGTGTATCCCGGTCGTCGAGGAAATCGACCACCGTCGCCTGCGATGCGAACCGTCCGTCGAGCAGCGCGGCGCGAACGGCGTGCGCCGCCCGTGTGTGCCCCGAGCCGATCGAGGCGGTGATGATCAGCGCTTTTGTGTCGATGGCGGTAGCCTCCCTTCGTTTCTGTCAGTTTCATTGTAGCAGCATTAAATTACCGGGCTGTTAAGGCAATTTTAAGTCTGTGTTAAATTTTCGGGTTTGAGCCTTTCCCTTTTCGCCACGGGGGCAAAAAAAAAGACCGCGGGCTTGCAGCCCCGCTGTCTCAATCTATTTTTTGCAGCCGATAGCCGACGCCGCGCACCGTTTCGATGGCCTCCGCCAATGCCTGGTCGGCTGACAGTTTCAGCCGCAGATGGCGGATATGGACGTCCACCGTACGGGTGTCGCCGGCGTATTCGTACCCCCAGACTTTCTCCAACAGCTGCTCGCGGGTGAATGCCTTGCCGGGGTCGGTGACAAAGCATTTGAGCAGTTCGAATTCTTTCGGGGTCAGCGCCAGCTTTTCCTGGCCGAGGAAAGCCTCGTACCTGACCAGGTTCATGCGCAGGCTGCCGAATGCCAATTCTTCCGACTGGTGCGGGTCTTTATGGCTGCGGCGGAGTACCGCCTTGACCCTTGCTACCAGTTCGCGGGGGCTGAAGGGCTTGGTTACATAGTCGTCGGCGCCCATCTCCAGACCGAGGATTGTGTCGATTTCCTCCGCCTTGGCGGTTAGCATTATTACCGCGATGCCGGCCGTCTCCGGTATGGTCTTGATAACTCTGCATACTTCAAGGCCGTCTATGCCCGGTATCATTATGTCAAGAATTATCAAGTCGGGCCTTTCCTTATTGATCATTTTCAGGCAGGAGATGCCGTCCTCCGCTTCGATCGCGGTAAAGCCCTCCCTCTCCAGGTTGAATCTGACCAACTGACGAATATTGGGTTCGTCGTCGACGATCAAAATCTTGTCTGCCATTACTGCGGCCTCCATTCAATCAGCCTGCGCCAATCTTGGCTGCGCGGGCTTTTGCATATTTGTGTTCAATCCTCTGTGTTCCATATCCTGCGCCGACTGTTGCCGATTTCTTAAGTTATCGTTAAGGGAAGGTTAAGCTTTGGGAAACCACCTTCCGGCCATAGGAAAATCATGGTACCATCGAACCAAAAATGACAGTGAGAGGTCAGAAGCATGCGCATATCAAGCCTATCGTCACCCAGCGACCGGGGAAGGACCCTGCTATCCGGGTTATTGCGACGCCCGCCAGCCGACGCCGGCGGGAAAAACGGTCTCGCCAGCGGTTTCTCGTCGCTCACCGTGCGCGCCGCCATTTTTATTGTGACAACTTGTGCCATCCCGATACTCATTCTGGGATGGTATTTTTCCCACCAGACGGCGGATAGTCTGACCGCGGCCGCCATCGACCGCAACAACAAGGTGGCCGAGCGGGTCGCCAGCGATATCAGCCTGTACGTGCAGGCCAAGAAGAATTTCCTGGCGGCGACCAGCGGCAAGGAAGAGATCCGCTCGCTCGATCCGCTGGCGGCGAAGAAGTACCTTGTTCAGGTGCAGCCATACTATGGCGGCAACGATGCCTTGTTCATCGCCGACCGCGCCGGCAATCAGCTCTGCCGCACCGACGCCTCCCCCCCGGTCAGCATCGGCGACCGCGATTACTTCCGCGCCGCCCTTGGCGGAACCATCAGTTTTTCCGACCCCGTTTTCAGCAAGGTGACCAATCAGCTCACTATCCTCGGCGCCGCGCCTATCTATGGCGGCGGCAACACGGTCGCCGGCATCCTGGGAGCCAATTTGTCGATTTTGAATCTGCAGACACGGGTGGAGGCGATACTATCGCAAAATCCGGGGTACGCCGCCGTTCTCCTCGACAAGCGCCGCGTGCCGCTGTACAATCAGCACAACCCCTCTTCGGTGGAAAACCAGGAGACGTTACAGGAAGAGGTCTACGCCGCAGCCGTCAAAAACAAAACAGGCGACACGTCCGGTAATATACGGAACCAGGAGTTCCTCGCTTCTTACCGGGCGGTGGAGAACACCGACTGGGTCGTTGTGTCCCTTTTCCCCAAAGACAAAGCCCTGGAGACAATCGGCACCATGCTTCAGCACAGTACCCGCGTGGCGCTTCTGCTGGTAGCGATTTTCGTTGTTGCCGGCCTGCTGGTCACCCGCCGGGCGCTGGCTCCGCTTAAAGAGCTTGAGAAAGGCGCCCGCCAGGTAGCCGCCGGCGACCTGAGCGTCACGGTCACCGGGCAGCGGGACGACGAGCTGGGCCACGTGGCCGCGGCCTTTAATTCCATGACGGCGGGCCTGCGCGAACTCGGCGACGCGATGAAAACTTCATCGTCGCACATCTTCTCCTCCACCGCCAGCGTCACAGAGGCGGCCGGGCAGGCGAGCGAATCTTTTCAGCAGGTCTCCCAGTCTATCCAGGATGTGGCGGAAAGGATCAACTGCCAGAGCGAAGACACCGGCAAGACGGAAGCGCTGCTCGGCGAGCTGAGGACGATCAGCGCCGCGGTTTCCGGCCGTTCGCGCGCGATGGCAGCGGCTACCCGCGAATGCTCGTCCGTGGCCGGCGAAGGGCAAGAAGTCGTAAATCAGGCGCTCGATCATATGCGGCAGATTAAAACGACCGCGGAAACCACCGTGGCCAACATTACTTCCCTGGGAGCGAGCACCCGGGAGATCACCCGGATTACCGAGATCATCACTTCGATAACGAAACAGACCCAACTGCTGGCGCTGAACGCTTCGATCGAGGCCGCCAGGGCCGGCGAGGCTGGCCGCGGGTTCGCCGTGGTAGCCGGCGAGGTTCAGAAGCTTGCCGAGCAATCGGGAGAAGCGGTGAAAAATATCGCGGCGCTCGTCGGCGATGTTCAGGCGAAGACCGCCGAAGCCACCGCCGTTGTCCGGCAGAGCCTGGCGTTTATCGAACGGAGCGCCGGCATAAACGAGCAGCTTGGCGCCGCTTTCGGCCATATTGTCGACGCCATTGGCAAGACCCGCGGCGAGGCGGACGAGATCACGTCCGCCTCCGAGCGGCAGCTCGCCTGCTGCCGGCAAGCCTTCGACGCCGT from Sporomusaceae bacterium includes these protein-coding regions:
- a CDS encoding EAL domain-containing protein, which encodes MTILAVAKGRLPEFFGKASLHETHTDTVRELKEIIDRQAIMPVFQPIASLTDGSVIGYEALSRGPQGSTLERPDALFAAAAEGDLIWELEYLCRTKALEKAKGIIASKMLFINVDPQIINDHCFQKGLTRELLQNYCAETGNVIFEITEKTAISDYKSFCRILDNYKSQGYRIAIDDTGAGYSGLKTLAETRPHFIKVDMALVHDIDKDGLKQAMMKALHDISLLTGSQIIAEGIETRDELETVISIGIPYGQGFYLQKPAPAFVDIAPDIRDTIIAINRGKTGDRQRSPHAVPVGEIARPIPDIAPEMTVGQVLDYFASLPQIQGLPVVDGGQAVGLVMKHELIASLAGNYGKALYMNRPVRLLMNRRPLIVDCATPLGAVAERAMARLAGNVYDHILVAREGKYCGAVSVKRLLEKLAGRFRLPPDGPAPGLCNN
- a CDS encoding zinc dependent phospholipase C family protein; the encoded protein is MNTNGKTSASELCLHLLLTAIAPLQGMLDRPGITHEFCNRQALQILRSDGFTRYAEFLELFRRELDCGVYWADQGWKNVHHYFEPASGKGLWHFASARHEFAAYYRMALFSLRRADLRRAAFLLGAAAHLVQDMCVPHHARAKILDGHKQYETWVEQRFDRYAVTTRGVYGEGRAPCSLLLANAVVAADFFDAVKREDDEASYHSATEIMLPLAQRTTAGLLWHFANEAVKAGIDITTAVAGYKAVA
- a CDS encoding glycosyltransferase, whose amino-acid sequence is MDTKALIITASIGSGHTRAAHAVRAALLDGRFASQATVVDFLDDRDTPSRLLKDTYLKMLDVFPHAYDHLYRWSQEPIAGANLGSLTALLMRKKLLHLLDEHRPAIVVFTHPFPCCAAAALRRSRRISLPTAAVLTDFAVHRLWVQREIDLYFVASQEMKTALEALNIHSGRVYATGIPVAAGFAGRTPRRRPDGAASILVMGGGLGLGAVEEAVDSLAAVGEPLQITVATGGNDALRQRVEAAAGRSPHRIVTLGFTDKIHELMADATLLITKPGALTCSEALATGTPLLLYSPLPGQEEDNAAYLVRRGAAVRADGTAGLGRIVARMLSDRELLDGMKSRAAAIGRPKAAPEIAAVIASRLAAQRVNPAG
- a CDS encoding response regulator transcription factor codes for the protein MADKILIVDDEPNIRQLVRFNLEREGFTAIEAEDGISCLKMINKERPDLIILDIMIPGIDGLEVCRVIKTIPETAGIAVIMLTAKAEEIDTILGLEMGADDYVTKPFSPRELVARVKAVLRRSHKDPHQSEELAFGSLRMNLVRYEAFLGQEKLALTPKEFELLKCFVTDPGKAFTREQLLEKVWGYEYAGDTRTVDVHIRHLRLKLSADQALAEAIETVRGVGYRLQKID
- a CDS encoding methyl-accepting chemotaxis protein, with the translated sequence MRRPPADAGGKNGLASGFSSLTVRAAIFIVTTCAIPILILGWYFSHQTADSLTAAAIDRNNKVAERVASDISLYVQAKKNFLAATSGKEEIRSLDPLAAKKYLVQVQPYYGGNDALFIADRAGNQLCRTDASPPVSIGDRDYFRAALGGTISFSDPVFSKVTNQLTILGAAPIYGGGNTVAGILGANLSILNLQTRVEAILSQNPGYAAVLLDKRRVPLYNQHNPSSVENQETLQEEVYAAAVKNKTGDTSGNIRNQEFLASYRAVENTDWVVVSLFPKDKALETIGTMLQHSTRVALLLVAIFVVAGLLVTRRALAPLKELEKGARQVAAGDLSVTVTGQRDDELGHVAAAFNSMTAGLRELGDAMKTSSSHIFSSTASVTEAAGQASESFQQVSQSIQDVAERINCQSEDTGKTEALLGELRTISAAVSGRSRAMAAATRECSSVAGEGQEVVNQALDHMRQIKTTAETTVANITSLGASTREITRITEIITSITKQTQLLALNASIEAARAGEAGRGFAVVAGEVQKLAEQSGEAVKNIAALVGDVQAKTAEATAVVRQSLAFIERSAGINEQLGAAFGHIVDAIGKTRGEADEITSASERQLACCRQAFDAVAGIARSTADNNTTIHEVAAVSEEQAAAIQNIFFSIEHLKSLAHDLDGIAQKFKA